From the genome of Bombus pascuorum chromosome 2, iyBomPasc1.1, whole genome shotgun sequence, one region includes:
- the LOC132916515 gene encoding pyruvate dehydrogenase phosphatase regulatory subunit, mitochondrial, translating into MTMWHHSKLICNKFVTKWNNFAFYNYNKRIRHSSSKTTIETNEDVDDPLPKETKVVICGGGVMGGAVAYHLSLMGLGSQTVIVESGRLGGGTTWHTSGLVGAFKPSLAQVKLAQNTIALYKALEKKGLSTGWKQCGSLSLARTRDRMTVFRRMKAQSISRNIECHLITPKQVQEICPLLRVDDLVGGLWIPGDGVGDPYQICLTLIEEARKKGVKVFENCKVTKIITQNGRIAAVETTHGTIECEHFVNCAGFWARNVGKLSEPYVKVPLHPVEHYYLHTKSINGLDPMTPVIRDLDGYIYFRENNGSLLAGGFEPVAKPAFEDGTIPEGTEQRFLPEDWDHFHILLEQMLYRIPSLGNAILEKLCNGPEAFSPDCKWIVGEAPEIRNYYIAAGMKTVGISAAGGVGRATAELIVNGSTSLDMYELDVSRFLGLHNNRKFLRDRVKEVPGMHYALQYPHHEFKTGRNLRMSPIYPKLRAAGAIFGQVMGYERPSWFELDGDNDLEAIDGFQRCKIAYTNTFSKPPWFEAVWNEYAACRETIGLSDYSSFTKIDLWSNGTEVVDFLQYLCSNDVDVPVGGIIHTGLQNHRGGYENDCSLARIAPNHYMMIAPTIQQTRCKHWINRHLPVDGSVAVSDVTSAYTAICIMGPATRQLLSELTDTDLNPKNFPFFTFKELDVGLANGIRTMNLTHTGELGYVLYIPNEFALHVYTRLVDAGAKYGIKHAGYYATRALRVEKFYAFWGQDLDTFTTPLECGRTWRVKLDKGVHFIGRDALLKQREEGVKRKYVQLLLNDHDPELDTWCWGSEPIFRNGKYCGMTTTTGYGFTFKKQVCLGFVQNFDSQGRPQEVTNEYILSGDYEVDVAGIKFPAKCHLHSPNLPTKFPDKERDSYHATRDHHVV; encoded by the exons ATGACAATGTGGCATCattctaaattaatttgtaataaatttgtgACAAAGTGGaataattttgctttttacaACTACAACAAAAGAATAAGACATAGTAGTTCAAAAACTACTATAGAAACAAATGAAGATGTTGATGACCCACTTCCTAAGGAAACAAAAGTTGTTATATGTGGAGGTGGTGTTATGGGTGGTGCAGTTGCTTATCATCTTTCACTTATGGGATTAGGATCTCAAACTGTTATCGTAGAAAGCGGCAG atTAGGAGGTGGAACAACCTGGCATACATCAGGATTAGTAGGAGCTTTTAAACCAAGTTTGGCACAAGTTAAGCTTGCTCAGAATACCATAGCATTATATAAAGCATTGGAAAAGAAAGGCTTATCAACAGGATGGAAACAATGTGGTAGTCTTTCTTTAGCACGCACAAGAGATCGTATGACTGTATTTAGACGAATGAAAGCACAGTCTAT ttcCCGCAATATTGAATGTCATTTGATTACACCAAAGCAAGTACAAGAAATATGTCCATTATTACGAGTAGATGATTTAGTTGGTGGATTATGGATCCCAGGGGATGGAGTGGGAGATCCatatcaaatttgtttaacattAATAGAAGAGGCAAGAAAGAAAG GTGTTAAAGTGTTTGAAAACTGTAAAGttactaaaattattacacaaaATGGTAGAATTGCAGCTGTAGAAACAACACATGGTACTATTGAATGCGAACATTTTGTCAATTGTGCTGGATTTTGGGCACGTAATGTAGGAAAATTAAGCGAGCCATATGTAAAG gTGCCGCTCCATCCTGTAGAACATTATTATTTGCATACAAAATCAATTAATGGTTTAGATCCTATGACCCCTGTTATAAGGGATTTAGATGGATACAtttattttcgagaaaataatgGAAGTTTATTAGCTGGTGGCTTTGAACCAGTTGCAAAACCAGCATTTGAAGATGGAACAATACCTG aaggTACAGAGCAAAGATTTCTGCCAGAAGATTGGGAccattttcatatattactTGAACAAATGCTTTATAGAATTCCAAGTCTAGGAAATgctattttagaaaaattatgtaatgGTCCTGAAGCATTTTCTCCAGATTGTAAGTGGATAGTTGGTGAGGCACCagaaatacgtaattattatattgctGCTGGTATGAAAACG gTGGGTATATCAGCAGCTGGTGGAGTTGGTCGAGCAACTGCAGAATTAATAGTTAATGGTTCAACATCTTTAGATATGTATGAATTAGATGTGTCACGATTTTTGGGACTTCATAACAATCGTAAATTTCTACGTGATCGAGTAAAAGAAGTTCCTGGCATGCATTATGCTCTACAATATCCACATCATGAATTTAAAACTGGTAGAAATTTAAGAATGTCTCCAATTTATCCAAAACTTCGAGCAGCTGGTGCTATATTTGGTCAAGTAATGGGGTACGAGCGACCATCCTGGTTCGAATTAGATGGTGATAATG ATTTAGAGGCGATTGATGGGTTTCAAAGATGTAAGATAgcatatacaaatacgttcAGTAAACCACCATGGTTTGAAGCAGTTTGGAATGAGTATGCTGCATGTCGAGAAACAATTGGACTGAGCGACTATTCTTCTTTCACTAAGATTGATTTATGG TCAAATGGAACGGAAGTAGTcgattttttacaatatttgtgtTCCAATGATGTTGATGTTCCAGTAGGAGGTATTATTCATACAGGTCTACAAAATCATCGTGGAGGTTATGAAAATGATTGCAGTTTAGCACGTATTGCTCCTAATCA ttatATGATGATTGCACCTACCATACAACAAACTCGATGTAAGCATTGGATTAATCGTCATTTACCAGTAGATGGTTCTGTAGCAGTATCTGATGTAACATCAGCATATACAGCAATCTGTATTATGGGTCCTGCTACTAGGCAATTATTATCAGAATTAACAGATACTGACTTAAATCCCAAaaactttccattttttacttttaag GAGTTAGATGTTGGTCTTGCTAATGGAATACGCACAATGAATCTAACACATACTGGAGAACTTGGCTATGTCTTATATATTCCAAATGAA TTTGCATTACATGTTTATACAAGATTAGTAGATGCTGGAGCTAAGTATGGAATAAAACATGCTGGTTACTATGCAACTCGAGCTTTACgagttgaaaaattttacgCATTTTGGGGTCAAGATTTAGACACCTTTACTACTCCTTTGGAATGTGGACGAACTTGGAGAGTAAAATTAGAT AAAGGTGTGCATTTTATTGGAAGAGATGCTCTTTTAAAACAACGCGAAGAAGGTGTAAAACGGAAATATGTGCAGCTATTATTAAACGATCATGATCCCGAATTAGATACATGGTGTTGGGGCAGTGAACCTATTtttagaaatggaaaatattgtgGAATGACAACTACTACAGGTTACGGATTTACATTCAAAAAGCAG
- the LOC132916511 gene encoding uncharacterized protein LOC132916511 translates to MVLSRNDKRKRKEGDLVDLMEPLSESPKRTKVHAQRKFAQGATTVFNPSHTPIKDKEKTKPAVITELITHKRPNTEDFLTFLCFRGTPILPPSLNFFNVGSKKEKPDTKPARIATDKTISSTSTSIENQKPDSSQKSITKVKPIITDKKKVPNTIQKNITTFKSTTSTVQALKKKYQEQRLAKQRIKNKFKTSCVMRTRSCTERTLLKSVNKLAPRKFLPRIETKRLGLRSSVLADKTKTGPLKVKPVSSKPKKKVIVKQKNSDTSNSDSTSEEEEEGPLEKSAPQMKRTIQKTVQKNICTRSKSEMRRITRSHSGTITPKNLCRRPTRKTKEAAAVYMEILGRKLVSPDLENDDNVSMDSFPELPNTRKTTQPENEIKTKVKQSVTKTTAKNKDNKITSVHNTSNKRLDKTKTNKIAFKSKRLIRVHKYCEIDSDDESVSSNGTSNTRPVTRRSLGKLNKPVSRYLRSSTKNITTRMEIQNNINIKSKCQVQNNAKFNKEKFVTKRKREQSSTKSLPEKGNELKQKELKDTEFESTDSDEETLGMLLNKLKRKKDDNVQKEIVNKNNNQDIENKIEQSLNENFVKTDLSKISDDEESFRGFTKKAISKVLNSCQTHVNVNLLTTKKTSDKLETAKIENEQNSYVANKEVDKELSSNEPLLSINSPPVLNIPYNQHLQKSEKDKSELPDLISDEIEQEISTNTEKECHHKTEISSTNVIDMSLSTLHVRKEKVNMSTEQIEKWLNESSFAKEESKLEMENVSTFKYDVCEKKTDVSHLSISTKIQHLVRPVNVTLSKLAEKANVKDRMNTYNKYAPIITGELQSDIKQQNEFSNINININKQNANLKDINKGRNIKPNKDPCSGEEGDNALKPDQNSTDSSNEKKISTEKKTIFQPRKPFLPKVKERKTVTPNANAFSPENESSVYAFESDTEIPVSTPFRRKARESNKSNVIHNLSQKDATKSENNSNKFDNVANKSENNTNKFVNNANKSENNINKSVSEANKNVERIIKDNCEMTIFKENSINNSAKNENEIVEIKNISNTTLNVNKFELPKNFATLANIQVLPLDKLTTTWSNVNCSTSIAVQVNLDDNAQTQKQIGESDTNQQKSTEISTQTESNNENDDENDGQLFYIPLQAVTRNGPNLVQGQQLIQGVAVKLGTEGPNGPNQKVLLRAKLVTKPPSSIARCPPVGTVQPTTRTPPNSTLITTDHSIPSTSSSTASTITTSNSELQPSTPNKNENIVQIANRQNIGTGLNIGTEKLPKSPKTPRERKTSIDSNKNGKRCQIKAKQKGSEIYSPINNVTFPSAKDENNEARLVEAPTFHPTEKDFQDPLEYIDKIRPIAEKFGICRVVPPPNFKPECKVSDDMRFTAYNQYVHRMLHRWGPNVKEMMAIKKYLATQSITLTHPPWIGGMEVDLPHLYQTVQSLGGLKEVIEKKKWQKVADGMKIPKSAQDRVTKLDDIYCKYLLPYDTLSPEERGKLFDEVESEWLKRESRVLQRQNAPISENEEDEDDDSSDEIEECIVKGRNMPLNAFYRIARNTQRMWFGENQRSGNETEGASADEVESAFWKHVAERKRHVCVHAASIDSSGRGFGFSVAKNSPFARHPWNLKVLTNNAGSVLRALGPIMGVTVPTLHVGMLFSACCWYRDPHGLPWIEYLHTGAKKIWYGIPDEHNNNFREALSKMVPRYCKNKTIWLPSDTAMVPPELLVSNGVSLCQTVQEPGQFIVVFPKAFTSSICTGYVVSESVYFAQPSWLETAEQVFKDIQDSCEPSIFSFERLLFNIINDSRSHIEVLKQILASVIKIREKEISYRKQLESVGLINTERLPLPDSGKRKKGKKVKEDDGDFECETCRANLFVSLVSNSQDDSVYCLPHALQLFNRKKQILKHCTLMYTYNEEELNDLIHKLEERIEAKSKKTNQIKQTK, encoded by the exons atggTATTAAGTcgaaatgataaaagaaaaagaaaagaaggagatCTGGTGGATCTTATGGAGCCACTCTCGGAATCTCCAAAGAG GACCAAAGTACATGCACAAAGAAAATTTGCACAAGGTGCAACGACAGTTTTCAATCCTTCACATACTCCTATCAAGGATAAAGAAAAGACTAAACCAGCAGTTATAACAGAATTAATAACTCACAAACGACCAAATACAGAAGACTTCTTGACATTTTTGTGTTTTAGag GAACTCCAATTTTACCTCCAAgcttaaattttttcaatgttggaagtaaaaaggaaaagccAGATACTAAGCCAGCACGTATAGCAACAGATAAAACCATATCTTCAACTAGTACATCTATTGAAAATCAGAAACCAGATTCAAGTCAGAAAAGTATTACAAAAGTGAAACCTATTATTACTGACAAGAAGAAAGTCCCAAATacaatacagaaaaatattacaacatttaaaagtACTACGTCTACAGTACAAGCACtcaaaaaaaaatatcaagaacAGCGTCTTGCTAAACAAagaatcaaaaataaatttaaaacatcATGTGTTATGAGGACAAGATCTTGTACAGAACGAACGTTATTAAAATCTGTAAACAAATTAGCACCCAGAAAATTTTTACCAAGAATTGAAACTAAGAGACTTGGTTTACGAAGTAGTGTGCTTGcagataaaacaaaaacaggTCCTTTAAAAGTTAAACCTGTATCATCTAAACCAAAGAAGAAAGTTAtagtaaaacaaaagaatagtGATACATCAAATTCTGATTCTACAtctgaagaagaagaagaaggtcCTTTGGAAAAATCAGCTCCACAGATGAAACGTACAATTCAAAAGACTGTGCAAAAAAACATATGTACAAGAAGTAAATCTGAAATGAGAAGAATTACACGTTCTCATAGTGGCACAATTACCCCAAAAAATCTTTGTAGGAGACCAACAAGGAAAACTAAAGAAGCAGCTGCTGTATATATGGAAATTCTTGGACGGAAACTCGTAAGTCCTGATTTAGAAAATGATGATAATGTTTCTATGGACAGTTTTCCAGAATTACCAAATACACGTAAAACTACTCAACCAGAAAATGAAATCAAAACTAAAGTAAAACAATCTGTTACAAAAACAACtgctaaaaataaagataataaaattacttctGTTCATAATACATCAAATAAACGATTGGATAAGactaaaactaataaaattgcttttaaaagtaaaagattAATAAGAGTTCACAAGTATTGTGAAATTGATAGTGATGATGAATCTGTAAGTTCTAATGGCACTAGTAACACAAGACCTGTTACAAGAAGAAGTTTAGGAAAACTAAATAAACCTGTAAGTCGATATCTTAGATCTTCtactaaaaatataactaCAAGAATGGagattcaaaataatataaatattaaatcaaaatgTCAAGTTCAAAataatgcaaaatttaataaagaaaaatttgtaactaAACGTAAACGAGAACAAAGCTCTACTAAATCATTACCTGAAAAAGGtaatgaattaaaacaaaaagaattaaaggATACTGAATTTGAAAGTACAGATTCTGATGAAGAGACATTAGGAATGTTGctcaataaattaaaaagaaagaaagatgatAATGTACAAAAGGagattgttaataaaaataacaatcaAGATATTGAGAATAAAATTGAGCAgtctttaaatgaaaattttgtaaaaaccGACCTTTCAAAAATATCAGATGACGAAGAATCTTTCCGGGGATTTACGAAGAAAGCAATATCCAAAGTATTAAACTCTTGTCAAACACATGTTAATGTTAATCTTCTGACCACGAAAAAGACCAGTGATAAATTAGAAACAgctaaaatagaaaatgaacaaaattcaTATGTAGCTAATAAAGAGGTAGATAAGGAATTGTCGAGTAATGAACCTTTACTAAGCATAAATTCTCCACCAGTATTAAATATACCATATAATCAGCATCTTCAAAAATCtgaaaaagataaatcagAGTTACCTGATTTAATATCTGATGAAATAGAACAAGAAATATCAACAAATACTGAAAAAGAATGTCATCATAAAACAGAGATTTCATCCACAAATGTTATAGATATGTCTTTATCAACATTGCATGTAAGGAAGGAGAAAGTAAATATGTCGActgaacaaattgaaaaatggtTAAATGAAAGTTCATTTGCTAAAGAGGAAAGTAAGttagaaatggaaaatgtgtCTACTTTTAAATATGATGTTTGTGAAAAAAAGACTGATGTATCacatttatcaatttcaacaaaaattcaACATTTGGTAAGACCAGTTAATGTTACACTTTCTAAATTAGCAGAAAAGGCTAATGTAAAAGATCGCatgaatacatataataaatatgctCCCATTATAACAGGAGAATTACAATCTGATATAAAACAGCAAAATgagttttctaatattaatattaatattaacaaacagaatgcaaatttaaaagatattaataaaggGCGGAACATAAAGCCAAATAAAGACCCATGTTCTGGAGAAGAAGGTGATAATGCACTAAAACCTGATCAAAATTCTACAGATAGTTCtaatgaaaaaaagatatcaaCAGAGAAGAAAACCATATTTCAACCAAGAAAACCGTTTTTACCAAAAGTTAAAGAACGTAAAACAGTAACTCCTAATGCAAATGCATTTTCTCCAGAAAATGAAAGCAGTGTTTATGCATTTGAAAGTGACACAGAAATCCCTGTTAGTACTCCTTTTAGACGTAAAGCTCGAGAATCTAATAAATCAAACGTAATTCATAATCTATCCCAGAAGGATGCAActaaatctgaaaataattcaaataaatttgataacgttgcaaataaatctgaaaataatacaaataaatttgtcaataatgcaaataaatccgaaaataacataaataaatctGTGAGTgaagcaaataaaaatgtagaaagaataattaaagataattGTGAAATgacaatatttaaagaaaattccatCAATAATTCTGcaaagaatgaaaatgaaatagtagaaataaaaaatatatcgaatacaacattaaatgtaaacaaatttgaattaccaaaaaattttgcaactttGGCTAATATACAAGTTTTACCATTAGATAAATTAACAACAACTTGGAGTAATGTAAATTGTAGTACTTCAATAGCTGTACAAGTAAATCTTGATGATAATGCACAAACACAAAAGCAGATTGGAGAAAGTGATACAAATCAACAAAAAAGTACAGAAATATCTACTCAGACTGAAAGCAACAATGAAAATGATGATGAAAATGATGGTCAACTGTTTTACATACCTTTACAAGCTGTCACAAGGAATGGACCAAATTTAGTTCAAGGACAGCAATTAATTCAAGGTGTAGCTGTAAAACTCGGTACTGAAGGACCAAATGGTCCTAATCAAAAAGTTCTTTTAAGAGCAAAATTGGTTACCAAACCTCCATCATCAATTGCACGTTGTCCTCCTGTAGGAACAGTACAGCCTACAACTCGTACTCCACCTAATTCTACTCTAATAACAACTGATCATTCAATACCATCTACTTCTTCAAGTACAGCATCAACTATTACCACATCTAATTCTGAACTTCAACCATCTActccaaataaaaatgaaaacataGTACAAATTGCAAATAGACAAAATATTGGAACTGGATTAAATATAGGAACTGAAAAATTGCCAAAATCACCAAAAACTCctagagaaagaaaaacctCAATTGATTCAAATAAGAATGGGAAAAG aTGTCAGATCAAAGCAAAACAGAAAGGTTCTGAAATTTATTCTCCCATCAATAATGTAACATTTCCAAGTgcaaaagatgaaaataatgaaGCACGATTAGTTGAAGCTCCAACATTTCATCCTACTGAAAAAGATTTCCAAGATCCTTTAGAATACATAGATAAAATAAGGCCAATTGCAGAGAAATTTGGAATATGCAGAGTTGTACCACCACCTAATTTTAAA CCGGAATGCAAAGTGTCAGATGATATGAGGTTCACTGCTTACAATCAATATGTACATCGTATGTTACATAGATGGGGTCCTAATGTGAAAGAAATGATGgctataaagaaatatttagctACACAAAGCATAACATTAACTCATCCACCTTGG atTGGTGGTATGGAAGTTGATTTGCCTCATTTATATCAAACAGTTCAAAGTTTAGGCGGATTAAAAGAAgtgattgaaaagaaaaagtggCAGAAAGTAGCTGATGGGATGAAAATACCAAAATCTGCTCAAGATCGTGTAACCAAATTGGATGACATTTactgcaaatatttattaccatatgatACATTATCTCCAG AGGAACGAGGTAAATTATTTGATGAAGTCGAATCTGAGTGGTTGAAAAGAGAAAGTAGAGTTTTACAAAGGCAAAATGCACCAATAAgtgaaaatgaagaagatgaagatgaTGATAGTTCTGACGAAATTGAGGAATGCATCGTTAAA GGTAGAAACATGCCGTTAAACGCTTTTTATCGTATTGCACGAAACACACAACGTATGTGGTTTGGTGAAAATCAACGATCTGGAAACGAAACAGAAGGCGCTTCTGCTGATGAGGTTGAAAGTGCATTTTGGAAACATGTTGCAGAAAGGAAAAGACATGTTTGTGTACACGCTGCAAGCATTGATTCAAGTGGACGCGGTTTTGGATTTTCGGTTGCTAAAAATAGTCCGTTCGCAAGACATCCATGGAATCTTAAAGTACTTACTAATAACGCTGGCTCAGTACTGAGAGCTTTAGGTCCTATAATGg gTGTGACTGTACCAACACTTCATGTGGGTATGTTATTTAGTGCATGTTGTTGGTACCGCGATCCTCATGGTCTTCCTTGGATAGAATATTTGCATACTGGTGCTAAAAAAATTTGGTATGGTATACCTGATGAACACAACAATAACTTTAGAGAGGCTCTTTCAAAAATGGTTCCacgatattgtaaaaataaaactatatgGCTGCCATCAGATACAGCAATGGTTCCTCCAGAATTATTGGTTAGTAACGGAGTATCACTATGCCAGACTGTTCAGGAACCAGGGCAATTTATAGTTGTATTTCCTAAAGCATTTACATCAAGTATATGCACTGGTTATGTAGTATCTGAAAGTGTTTACTTTGCACAACCATCCTGGTTAGAAACTGCTGAACAAGTATTTAAA gaTATACAAGATAGTTGTGAACCATCAATCTTTTCATttgaaagattattatttaatattattaatgactCTAGATCTCACATAGAAGTATTAAAACAG ATTCTAGCaagtgtaattaaaattcgtgaaaaagaaataagttATCGTAAACAATTAGAATCAGTAGGTCTCATAAATACAGAAAGATTACCTTTACCAGATAgtggaaaacgaaagaaaggaaaaaaagtaaaagaagatGATGGCGACTTTGAATGTGAAACTTGTAGAgctaatttatttgtttcgttaGTGAGTAATTCACAAGATGACAGTGTTTACTGTTTACCACATGcattgcaattatttaatagaaagaaacaaattttaaaacattgtaCTCTAATGTACACATACAATGAG GAGGAATTAAATGATTTGATCCATAAACTAGAAGAAAGAATTGAAGCCAAATCTAAAAAGACTAATCAAATCAAACAAACAAAGTAG
- the LOC132916528 gene encoding cell death-inducing p53-target protein 1 yields the protein MHNTGPPPPYESPQCARPGHSQTVGGVLPASPFMPADTYTTGTTIVTTIVPLGPGSTHTICSYCHAEIDTTTKTEPGMIAYISGVVIALMGCWLGCCLIPCCIDECMDIHHSCPNCKAYLGRYRR from the exons ATGCATAATACTGGACCACCACCACCTTATGAATCACCTCAATGTGCACGGCCTGGTCATTCACAAACAGTGGGTGGAGTTCTACCTGCTAGCCCTTTTATGCCTGCAGATACTT aCACAACTGGAACAACTATAGTAACAACAATTGTTCCACTGGGGCCAGGATCAACACATACAATTTGTTCATATTGCCATGCAGAAATAGATACTACAACAAAGACAGAACCTGGCATGATCGCCTATATATCTGGGGTTGTAATTGCATTAATGGg ATGTTGGTTGGGATGCTGTTTGATTCCATGCTGTATTGATGAATGTATGGATATTCATCATAGTTGCCCTAACTGTAAAGCTTATCTGGGACGTTATAGGAGATAA